A region of the Yarrowia lipolytica chromosome 1C, complete sequence genome:
GGTTATTATCCTCAACTGCCACAAACCCTTCACCTCGTCGCCCACCATCAAGATTACGTACATGGCTGGAACCCTCAAGGTGCTGCATCTCAAGCTGCCTATTGTCATTTCCAAGTTCATGACCGCCAGCCAGGTGTCCACAGGTGACTTCCAGAACCGATGGAACCAGCTGGCAGACAAGGAAAGTCGGCGTATCTTCAAGCCCCAGGATATCTCCAAGTCTGCCAACCCTGCTCATAACCTCAAGGTCATGAAGGGCTTTGGATGGTCCATTGATGCTCAGCAGAGCACTCGGGACGCCATCTACGGCGCAGGAGTACTCTACACATCTGTCAGTGGCAACTTTGGACTGCTGGGGTGTCTTCAAAAGCTGCAGGGCAATCAGTTTAGCATCACCATTCGAGGCACCAATGCGGTCTTGCCCGCCATTGTGGGCAAGTGTATGAGCGATTATTACCAGGACATTATGTAGGCATAGGGAAATAACACAGCGTAATATAGAATGAATGAATGAATGATTTATTAATGATATCGTGAGTGTTATACCTGGAAGCAGTGgttgtatgtactgctgTGTCACATGGCCTAACCGTCCCAGAAGAGGTTGAATTCCCGGCACTGGCACTGGGATGAACTGAACAGGAGGAGTACATCGGAGTGCACATTCTGTCAGggctgtacaagtacagtacaccCATACTtagttactgtactttgACTCTatttgtactcgtactaccgatgtatgtacttgcagTCAAGTGAGCAGGGGCTCATTGAGTGTTTCTACTGTACGGGTACCgcacatacagtacaattgACAATTGCCCCAGAAACaccccaacaccaccactaTGAAGTGTGCTCCATCTACCTCGGCTACTGGTAACTGCCATGCATCTAAGCGTCGTGGAGCACTAATTTCACAGCAGCAAGTCGCTTGTCTTACTCGTGTTGAGTGAACACCCTCATCACCTGTCTCAGCTCGAAAGCTAAAAGATGGCGACAAGAGAGGGACGTTGGACACACAAGGAGATGATCACTGTGAGAGTGAGAACTTAGCTGAATGGGTGGTGATTACGTCCAAGTGGCACGGTGTCACAAAGGTGTCTCCCATTGCTTTCAAAGCAGTCATTTCTACTGTtattgtaccagtactgtactctgGATCACCCAGCACTGTACATTTACAGTGCACACCTCAGCTGTAAGAAGCCCCACACAGACGGCACTACTGCACATGTTAGTTGAGACCCAACAGATTAGTCTGGAGGAAAGTGGGACTGGATGTTGGAGGGAGGAGGGGCGGAAAACAACAATCAAACGAGAGTGTGACGATTTTCAAAGGGAAGATTGCCCCAGGTTTATCATGTGACTTGCAGACCCACGTCGAATTATCTATGctgcttttttttatccttttttttttgcactCCCTTTTATATACAGTCCTGCATTCCCCACCGCCTCTTTTACGAGACCCTACGGCATTTATGTAGGCTTCCCCAGACCGGTGATAGCTAACAGTAACTCACAGCGAGAGTTAAACTGTGGTTTGGAGAGAGACGGGGATGGGTGGGcacagtactgtacatacttgtcCAAAGTAGCTGCTTATGGCTGAATTATATTGTGCTTGTACCTATAGAATGTAGCTCCAACGTCAAATAAATGTGGAgcttactgtacaatacgaTACGAGGTTTCGTCCAGTTTCAGTGTCTGCCAAAACGATCCAGAAGGGGACCCATATTTTCTTATTTTTCTATGTTCTAATTTTCTCTTTTCTAATGTTCCaattttatattttatattttccAAATTTCCACATTTCGATTTTATATTCTAATTTTCTGCCAACAGGGCCAGTTTTTTCCCCCCCTTCTGTTCCTTCTGTTTTGCCTTTCTTTTCAAACCTTAAAATGTAGCCTCTTCTCCGCCCCCATTGTATGGACATTAAAAAGTATCAACCAGACACGTCTTTGGAAATTGACAAAATCCGCCACCTCACACCCCACTACGAGCACCAGTCGTGTGTGCGAGTCTTCTGAGCTACATCCAACCAGCCCACGCGAGCCCCACGCGAGACCCATCATCGTCTTTCTACGCAACTCGGCTCCTCGGTTATTACCCCGCCTATATTCTTCTCGGTTATCGGTTGgcacatcaccacaacaCCTCGAGCTGTGGATCACGGAAAAAGGAGTTTGAAAGCGGAAAAACGGAAAAACACACGAGATAGTAGCGGTCTAGATCCAACCCGACCGATTTAGCGATCGCTCTTTGCCCTATTGTTGCTTCACCATGTTCAACTCAgtcaacaaggaggaggaccagGATATCATCATTGACGAAAGTCAAGTGTCGATGCAAGAGGGTTCGGAGGAACCTGAGGGCTCTGGAACCGTGGAATACGACTCGGACGGCGCGCCCGTCAACTCGGACGACGAACTGGCCGCCATTTCGTCCTCCAAGCGGCAAAAGGCGCAAAACGTGTTCCGACGGTCCTACAAGGCCTGTCTCAACTGCCGCAAGCGCAAAATCAAGTGCGACCTGGGAGACCTTTCCAACCCGTCAAAGCCGCCCTGTGCCCGCTGCAGACGCGAGGGCAAGCAGTGCGTGTTTGTCGAAAGCaaacgaggaggagtggccAATGTGCGTGCTggcaaggagaagaagcgcAAGCTGGAGAGTCCTAGTCCCCCGGTACTCATGAGAAATTTGCTAGGGGTTCCCCAACCGCGCGATCAGCATTTTAAACAGcatcaacaaccacagccCTATGAACCTGTACCTCCTTCTGCTACCCCTCTTAGTGCCCCCAACTCAGCTCCTGCCCCTGGACCTCCCAAAACAGTTCCCTTTACTCGCTTCCAGGGAGCTCCTCGAGGCCAGCCCCTCCCTCAGCCgcttcctcctcagcccTCTTCTGTGGCCCATGAGCCGTACAGACAGCCCACGACTTTTTCGACAGACTTTGACCCGGAGTACCCGGGCTTCCAGGGTGTCCAGGGAGAGTACAAGCAGGGCTTTGCGGgtcaccagcagcagaaccagATTTCCGGCGTGCCCAGATCTATGAGTGACGTTAGtcagcatcaacagcagcatgttCATGGTTTCTATCAGGAccctcaacagcagcaacaacatAACGTTCAACAGcatcaccagcagcagcaacatcagCATCTGGCCCATACtgtccaacaacaacagctgcatcaacaacaaccgCAGCAAACACCTCAGCCGACACAGGAACCGACTGGagacgagtacattgcaAAGAAGGAAATGTACAACACTTCGGATGCTCTGGACATTCTTGCACACGCTGCACGATCATTTCCCAAAATTGACTCCCCTGCTACTCCTAATGCggcttctccttcacctccttcaGTCAGACCACTGGCTTCTTTGGGAGACATGGAGTTGATTCGGACACGCAAGATTCTCACAGAGGAAGAAGCTCTCAACCTGATtgatttcttcttccacacaATGCACCCCTTCTACCCGTTCATTCCCAAGGAACTGCATTCCGGATCTGTTCTGGCAGACTACCCTATTTTGCTGGCAGCTATTCTCACCATCGCTTCACGGTACCATTCTCTTCCCGAACCTGTTGTTGTTCATGAGAACCCCGGCAACAAAAAGAAAGCGTCTAGAGCGGCCCAGATCCACTCCAAAATGTGGATCTACTGCCAGCAGATGATTTCTCGAAGTATTTGGGGAGAAGCTAGCAGCAGATCCCTCGGTACAGTCTATGCCTTTTTGCTCTTCTCTGAATGGAACCCCCGAGCTATTCATTGGAGATGGTTTGACTACGCCAACCCCAGATTTGATACTACCGACTCAGAGGTATATCATGATGTCGAGTTGTCCGTAGGGGCTTCTCCCGACTCTGCCAGACGAAATACGCCTGGATCTAGCGGGTTCTCGATTCAGAATGAGTCTGATTGCAAAgaggtggacgagaaggGAGGCCTTGGAGCCTCCAGACGGTCTGATCGTCTGGCTTGGATGATGATTGGAACAGCTATTCGTCTGGCTCAGGAGATTGATATTCTTGaaaccaaccccaaggtGTTCATTGCTACGCACCTGAGTGAGCTGGTGCTGGCAATTCGAGTTGGCAGAAAGTCCATTCTGGCTCGATCTGTCAACGAAATCACTCCTTCTACGCTCAAATTCACTCCCTTCGAGGCCGCAAAGCTGGGTTTGCTTCAGATCATGGCTCTATCACATGAGACGCTGTacatgtcacgtgagacgACCCGAGAGATGCTTAAGGACGGCAAGTATCTTCGGTTTCTGGCGCTGTTCACGCCTCATTTGCAAAACTGGGAAGAGAAGCATTTCAAGAACATTTCACTTCCTGTGGATGCTCCTGAGAACGACAAATTGGATGCTCTGTCGATCAAATTTGACTACTACTACACCCGACTGTACATTTTCTCGCTGGCGTTGTTCACAGCTGACAAGCAGGGTCTGTCTGTGGAAGAGCTGATACCTCAGAGTCGATATGTGGCTATGGCTACAGATGCTGCTCGAGAGATGCTGGCGGTGGCCAACTCGGTGCATCGAATGGAGGCTCTCAAGTATGCTCCTGTTCGATGGGTGGTTCGAATTGTGCATGCTACCGTCTTCTTGttcaaggctctggctgTCACTTCGTACATTACCAAATACTCCAAGCAGGACATTATTTCTGTGATTCAGGAAATCTCTGTGACTCTGCGGGACGCTTCTCCTGATGACCTGCACCTTGCTTCCCGTTACTCGGGTATTCTGATGCATCTCTGTGTGGACATcttggccaaggagaaggaagcCAACAGTACTCCTGCCAGTAACGCTTCTCAGCCGACTCCGACAGATTACTACCAGTTTCACTCTCCCTCGTCAGCCACTGGACACCATCACAATGTTGTTCCTCCTACTCGGTCTCATTCCTTGTCAGGAGTGGCGGGTGCACATACCCCTGTCGCCCACGGGTCTGTGCACAGTAGCAATAGCAATGCTGCCCCTACTTCGAGCCAccggaagaagaaggagacagaagaagatccgTCGCAGCTGCTTCGCGATTTCGGATTTGGACTGCTGGATATGGACTTTGACTTCTTCACGGAGGGAACGGAGGGTTTGGGATTTGTGGATCCTCTGATTGAGGGCATTgagcagcatcagcagaagatgcagaagaagaacggTAGTTGAAATGGGGAGGGTAAATGGAAGGCAAAAACAGTCAGGGATCTTGGAGACTAATAAGTAAATACTAATGTGAATATGTAAATATGTGATTTCAACCGCTGTAGAAGAATCCAGTTGCAGACTATAAGAACCCGGTTGCACAGACCATCTGGTCAACCACAAATATGAGCGTGTTTTCTTTAGTTGGAAGACAACCCCCGGTTTCCTGGTCTCCGATATCAGTTGTGGTTATTTTGAATTAAATCAAACTAGTAATTTTAGACCTATATGTTATATATCAGTAAATGCTACATCTGATCTACGATTAACATGACATTCTTGTATTACACCAGCAATTGTTTTCGCAATTCAggttacttgtacttataAAAGGGACTGCCCCCTTCTCACACGATTATTCACTCTATAGGAAAACTGAAGTGAACGTATTCTCATCAATAATGTTGAAAAGTCTGCCTTTTTGAAGCATCAAGGACAACTTTTTAAGGTCTACACAACATGGGGTGCACCTTTTCTcattaaatatatatatatataagtaTATACCACTATTTGTAATTTAGTATTCTAAACCGGACCAGGTTGATCAATCATGTGCATGAGATCGTCCCACTCGGAGTCGAACTTTTGGGGAATAGCGTAGTCCTTGTTGGGCACACTGGGCGTGGCATCGGGAACCATTCGCATATCGGGAGGCAGATCAAAGACCTGACTCGGGTACTGATCCAGATCCAAAAAGACAGTGTTCTGGTTAGCGGCCGCATAGGGAGAAGCCGTAGTGTGAGAGTAGGGAGACGAGCCGTTAGTAGA
Encoded here:
- a CDS encoding uncharacterized protein (Compare to YALI0C18645g, similar to uniprot|Q04052 Saccharomyces cerevisiae YDR421w positive transcription regulator of ARO9 and ARO10) translates to MFNSVNKEEDQDIIIDESQVSMQEGSEEPEGSGTVEYDSDGAPVNSDDELAAISSSKRQKAQNVFRRSYKACLNCRKRKIKCDLGDLSNPSKPPCARCRREGKQCVFVESKRGGVANVRAGKEKKRKLESPSPPVLMRNLLGVPQPRDQHFKQHQQPQPYEPVPPSATPLSAPNSAPAPGPPKTVPFTRFQGAPRGQPLPQPLPPQPSSVAHEPYRQPTTFSTDFDPEYPGFQGVQGEYKQGFAGHQQQNQISGVPRSMSDVSQHQQQHVHGFYQDPQQQQQHNVQQHHQQQQHQHLAHTVQQQQLHQQQPQQTPQPTQEPTGDEYIAKKEMYNTSDALDILAHAARSFPKIDSPATPNAASPSPPSVRPLASLGDMELIRTRKILTEEEALNLIDFFFHTMHPFYPFIPKELHSGSVLADYPILLAAILTIASRYHSLPEPVVVHENPGNKKKASRAAQIHSKMWIYCQQMISRSIWGEASSRSLGTVYAFLLFSEWNPRAIHWRWFDYANPRFDTTDSEVYHDVELSVGASPDSARRNTPGSSGFSIQNESDCKEVDEKGGLGASRRSDRLAWMMIGTAIRLAQEIDILETNPKVFIATHLSELVLAIRVGRKSILARSVNEITPSTLKFTPFEAAKLGLLQIMALSHETLYMSRETTREMLKDGKYLRFLALFTPHLQNWEEKHFKNISLPVDAPENDKLDALSIKFDYYYTRLYIFSLALFTADKQGLSVEELIPQSRYVAMATDAAREMLAVANSVHRMEALKYAPVRWVVRIVHATVFLFKALAVTSYITKYSKQDIISVIQEISVTLRDASPDDLHLASRYSGILMHLCVDILAKEKEANSTPASNASQPTPTDYYQFHSPSSATGHHHNVVPPTRSHSLSGVAGAHTPVAHGSVHSSNSNAAPTSSHRKKKETEEDPSQLLRDFGFGLLDMDFDFFTEGTEGLGFVDPLIEGIEQHQQKMQKKNGS